A single Corynebacterium stationis DNA region contains:
- a CDS encoding IclR family transcriptional regulator domain-containing protein, whose amino-acid sequence MQQFTSLAVPQFDDDQVLFIERYTRFGDAKIRATQGGRMDLFDNSNGIIFLAHAPFDVLERVFSKPMVSQTDGKTYDPDAVQEQIEFARRTGYARIANGMVRENVAYAVPLMGADGRVVAAISVVGRVEECDDDVILTVLAASGNQLSHGDKPLILPRFPRHGRA is encoded by the coding sequence GTGCAGCAGTTTACCTCGCTGGCAGTTCCGCAATTCGATGATGACCAGGTGCTCTTTATTGAGCGTTATACGCGTTTCGGGGACGCGAAGATCCGTGCGACTCAAGGCGGGCGTATGGATTTATTTGATAATTCTAATGGCATCATCTTTTTAGCGCATGCGCCTTTTGATGTGCTCGAGCGCGTATTTTCAAAGCCGATGGTGTCCCAAACCGATGGCAAAACTTATGACCCGGATGCGGTCCAGGAGCAAATAGAATTTGCCCGCCGCACGGGTTATGCGCGAATTGCTAATGGCATGGTGCGCGAGAATGTCGCTTATGCCGTTCCTTTGATGGGCGCAGATGGCCGCGTAGTGGCTGCCATTTCAGTAGTCGGGCGTGTTGAAGAATGCGATGACGATGTTATTTTGACCGTGCTCGCGGCATCAGGAAACCAGCTTTCGCATGGTGATAAGCCTTTGATTCTACCGCGCTTTCCACGCCATGGTCGTGCTTAG
- a CDS encoding TRAP transporter large permease, whose amino-acid sequence MTIAILIIAIAILMAIRVPVALSILAPSLVYMLATGNSPGFTMRIAADGIASFPLLAVPLFILLGTVANYSGVADRLFDFAESLLHRVTGNLGYVNVMASVGFSWMSGSALADAAAMGKTLVPAMERAGFKKSFATGLTASSSLISPVMPPSIPAVIYASVAAVSTGALFAASVLPALLLAGALLVVVAFYIARHKDELVGSADEPRPIGQATVRVLGALLTPVIILGGILGGFFTPTEAAALGALYIIILGFIYKKLTVATLWKALRETAVTTASIMLIIVAATILGWILAREEVPQALSSLMTGNLNSATAFLLVTAVLLLILGAFIDATALLLITVPILLPVATEFNVDPIHFGVVTILALMTGLLTPPVGTVLFVMSSVLRMPVGDVFRGVIPFLVPIGVVLLLLIFFPAIVTVVPAVIGM is encoded by the coding sequence ATGACTATCGCAATTTTGATTATTGCTATCGCCATATTAATGGCCATCCGCGTGCCCGTGGCACTCTCAATTTTGGCCCCCAGCTTGGTGTACATGCTGGCGACTGGAAACAGCCCCGGATTTACCATGCGCATTGCAGCCGATGGCATCGCCAGCTTCCCGCTACTGGCCGTCCCACTATTTATCCTGCTGGGCACCGTGGCGAACTACTCCGGTGTTGCGGATCGCCTCTTTGATTTCGCAGAATCCTTGCTCCACCGCGTAACCGGCAACCTCGGTTACGTCAACGTGATGGCTTCTGTCGGCTTTTCCTGGATGTCTGGTTCGGCTTTAGCCGATGCCGCAGCGATGGGCAAGACCCTGGTGCCCGCAATGGAGCGCGCCGGGTTTAAGAAATCCTTCGCTACCGGTCTAACTGCTTCCTCATCACTGATTTCGCCAGTGATGCCGCCGTCAATCCCGGCTGTTATTTATGCTTCGGTCGCAGCAGTCTCCACCGGCGCGCTCTTTGCAGCCTCAGTTCTTCCGGCGCTGCTGCTGGCTGGAGCATTGCTGGTCGTCGTGGCGTTTTATATTGCACGCCATAAAGATGAACTCGTGGGTTCTGCAGATGAACCGCGTCCAATCGGGCAGGCCACCGTACGCGTATTAGGTGCATTGCTAACACCCGTCATCATCTTGGGCGGTATCTTGGGCGGATTCTTCACTCCGACTGAAGCAGCTGCTTTGGGTGCGCTCTACATCATCATCTTGGGTTTTATTTACAAAAAGCTCACCGTGGCAACTCTATGGAAGGCCTTGCGCGAAACCGCAGTAACCACCGCGTCGATCATGTTGATTATCGTCGCCGCTACCATCTTGGGCTGGATTCTAGCCCGTGAGGAAGTTCCACAGGCACTGTCGTCGTTGATGACCGGCAACCTAAATTCTGCTACGGCCTTCTTGCTTGTCACCGCCGTATTGCTGCTTATTTTGGGAGCTTTTATCGATGCCACAGCCTTGCTTCTTATCACCGTGCCTATTCTGTTGCCGGTGGCCACTGAGTTTAACGTTGACCCGATTCACTTCGGCGTGGTGACTATCCTGGCGCTGATGACGGGTCTACTCACCCCGCCAGTGGGAACAGTGCTCTTTGTAATGAGTTCGGTTCTACGCATGCCGGTTGGTGACGTATTCCGCGGTGTTATTCCATTCCTTGTGCCAATTGGAGTGGTCTTGCTCTTGCTGATTTTCTTCCCCGCCATTGTCACCGTCGTTCCCGCCGTAATTGGAATGTAA
- a CDS encoding FAD-dependent oxidoreductase encodes MNMANSSNSSTSSAPSESFDVVIVGSGAGGLSAAVTAAYHGLSVCVVEKSEVLGGATSWSGGWAWTPGTHFAKQDGVVESKEEFQTYLHSVLGERYDIEAKNIDAFLEAAPHMVEFFAKKTSLDFTPGAKIRDIYGQLPSAGTGHRSVGPKPFDLKEVKPSLRKKLRHQLYETSFFGMGIMAGEDLTKFLSASQLDPRGWIHAARRVITHIFDLLFYGRTMHLVNGTALTARLAKSADDLGVELCTNTTALELIKSDSRISGVKVQGEQGSYILEATKGVVLATGGFPNNVELRRELFPKTLTGQEHFTLAPETTTGDGLRMAREAGAHFVDDNHSAAAWCPVSLVPYFNGKTGVFPHIMDRAKPGSIGVTKDGKRFVNEANGYFDYVDGMIKATKDGDPVASWQIADASFVRKYPLGMAKPFPMPLFPYLASGYLKRGKTIEELARKCGIDPEGLKATVEEFNANARAGKDPEFGRGETEFNRYGGDPKVGPNPSLGPIEKGPFYAVKVHPGSFGTFAGIAADEHGAVLDKEGETIEGLFTAGNDRNSIMGGFYPAGGVNLGPALGFGYIIGRTLAGAKHYEVSGKESTL; translated from the coding sequence ATGAACATGGCTAATTCTTCTAATTCTTCTACTTCTTCGGCTCCTTCCGAGTCTTTTGACGTAGTCATCGTCGGCTCTGGTGCCGGTGGATTATCTGCTGCGGTCACCGCGGCTTATCACGGTCTTTCGGTATGCGTGGTGGAAAAATCCGAGGTGCTAGGCGGCGCTACTTCATGGTCAGGCGGATGGGCGTGGACTCCTGGCACGCACTTTGCCAAACAAGATGGAGTAGTAGAAAGCAAGGAAGAATTCCAGACCTACCTGCACAGTGTCTTGGGTGAGCGCTACGACATTGAAGCTAAGAATATCGATGCCTTTTTGGAAGCTGCCCCTCACATGGTGGAGTTCTTTGCCAAGAAGACCTCCCTGGATTTCACCCCGGGCGCAAAAATCCGCGATATCTACGGCCAATTGCCATCCGCTGGCACCGGACACCGCTCAGTTGGTCCGAAGCCTTTTGATTTGAAGGAAGTTAAGCCATCTTTGCGCAAGAAATTGCGTCATCAGCTGTATGAAACTTCCTTCTTCGGCATGGGCATTATGGCAGGCGAAGATCTGACCAAGTTCTTATCTGCTTCCCAATTAGATCCGCGCGGATGGATCCACGCTGCGCGTCGCGTCATAACGCACATCTTTGACCTTCTCTTTTATGGCCGCACCATGCACCTGGTCAACGGCACTGCGCTGACGGCACGTCTGGCTAAATCTGCTGATGACCTAGGCGTGGAACTGTGCACCAACACCACGGCCCTAGAGCTTATTAAATCTGATTCCCGGATTTCCGGCGTGAAGGTGCAAGGTGAACAGGGCAGCTACATCCTCGAAGCGACAAAGGGGGTTGTACTGGCGACTGGCGGCTTCCCGAATAACGTGGAGCTGCGCCGGGAGCTATTCCCCAAGACCCTAACCGGTCAAGAGCACTTTACGCTTGCACCTGAGACGACCACGGGCGATGGCTTGCGCATGGCGCGCGAGGCCGGCGCGCACTTTGTCGACGACAACCACTCGGCGGCTGCGTGGTGCCCAGTATCGCTCGTGCCCTATTTCAACGGCAAGACAGGCGTCTTCCCACACATCATGGACCGCGCTAAGCCAGGCTCCATTGGCGTTACCAAAGACGGCAAGCGCTTTGTCAATGAAGCCAACGGCTACTTCGACTACGTCGACGGCATGATTAAAGCAACTAAAGACGGTGACCCCGTCGCCTCCTGGCAAATCGCCGACGCCAGCTTCGTGCGTAAATACCCCTTAGGAATGGCGAAGCCTTTCCCTATGCCGCTGTTTCCATACCTTGCCTCCGGCTATCTAAAAAGGGGCAAGACCATCGAAGAACTCGCCCGCAAATGTGGCATCGACCCGGAAGGGCTCAAGGCCACGGTCGAGGAATTCAATGCGAATGCACGCGCCGGTAAGGACCCAGAATTTGGCCGCGGGGAAACAGAATTCAACCGCTATGGAGGAGACCCAAAGGTAGGGCCCAACCCGTCGTTGGGACCCATTGAAAAGGGACCATTCTACGCGGTGAAAGTTCACCCAGGCAGTTTCGGTACCTTCGCCGGAATCGCCGCGGATGAACACGGCGCGGTATTAGATAAGGAAGGAGAAACAATCGAAGGCCTGTTTACGGCAGGCAATGACCGTAATTCCATCATGGGTGGCTTTTATCCCGCCGGCGGCGTCAACCTTGGCCCCGCATTGGGATTTGGCTACATCATCGGCCGCACGCTAGCCGGTGCGAAACACTATGAAGTTAGTGGAAAAGAATCGACGCTATAA
- a CDS encoding TRAP transporter small permease, which translates to MTEMPATPSWMGAPKRPAILKWLSKIEEVLGALLVLLIFVLLTIQVFQRYLPVATQPWIGEVSRYALMALGFMLVGSLMGQGRHLSIEAIMNVGRPEFKRFVVVISSILSAIICAVLAQDSWALISSDTGQTLQVTGFPMWILYIIPFFAFVSGTVQALANIIWAPVENIETIEEEALRAVDAETSVAVSTNSPGDKLDGGTLNEEARS; encoded by the coding sequence ATGACTGAAATGCCAGCTACACCTTCTTGGATGGGCGCACCGAAACGCCCAGCCATTCTCAAATGGTTATCCAAAATCGAAGAAGTACTCGGAGCACTTCTTGTACTTCTGATCTTTGTTCTTCTGACAATCCAGGTATTCCAGCGCTACCTACCTGTAGCCACCCAGCCGTGGATTGGGGAAGTATCCCGCTACGCACTGATGGCCTTGGGCTTTATGCTCGTAGGCTCATTGATGGGGCAAGGCCGTCACCTCAGCATCGAAGCCATCATGAATGTCGGACGCCCCGAGTTCAAGCGTTTTGTTGTGGTGATATCTTCCATCCTCAGCGCCATTATCTGCGCCGTGCTGGCGCAAGACTCTTGGGCACTGATTTCCTCAGATACCGGACAAACGCTGCAAGTAACCGGATTCCCGATGTGGATCTTGTACATCATCCCTTTCTTCGCTTTTGTCTCCGGCACTGTTCAGGCGCTGGCCAACATTATTTGGGCGCCTGTAGAAAATATTGAAACCATCGAAGAAGAAGCATTGCGGGCGGTGGACGCCGAGACTTCGGTCGCTGTTTCCACGAACTCTCCGGGTGACAAACTCGACGGCGGAACCCTTAATGAGGAGGCGCGTTCTTAA
- a CDS encoding PLP-dependent aminotransferase family protein, producing the protein MSASKRTSLLPLNERFATRAQYFAPSPIRAVFEMEMNPDVISLAGGNPELTHLPWEEITRISNDVVIKQGLSAFQYGTTVGQPDLIAEIQKTMALEGIETVPEDILVTSGSQMSLDLVAKLFLNPGDTVLAAAPSYSGALNVFAGMQAHVVQLEGDDEGITIDAIEAAIAHAQSTGSDIKLLYVIPNFANPSGVVMSHKRREDIAKLCRAHRILIVEDNPYGLINFGVKLPPALRTLDPDNVIYLGSLSKIFAPGIRIGWADAPAMVHASLVPAAEASGICPSPLSQSVAAKYLREVDWHAVLAANVDMYHRRAQALDAALQEFLPAGCNWVNPTGGFFIWVELPETIDASAGLLDEAMEEGILFIPGTAFFLDGRGRNALRLSYSQAGEDTLREAARRLGALLHRANRVIDL; encoded by the coding sequence ATGTCTGCTTCAAAGCGCACTAGTCTCCTCCCCCTCAATGAGCGTTTTGCTACGCGTGCGCAGTACTTTGCGCCCTCGCCCATTCGTGCTGTCTTTGAGATGGAGATGAACCCTGATGTCATCTCCTTGGCGGGAGGCAACCCGGAACTGACGCATTTGCCGTGGGAGGAAATTACCCGCATAAGCAACGACGTCGTGATCAAACAGGGCCTCTCTGCATTTCAGTACGGCACAACGGTGGGTCAGCCGGATCTCATCGCTGAAATCCAAAAGACCATGGCGTTAGAAGGCATCGAGACTGTTCCTGAAGACATTCTGGTGACATCCGGTTCGCAGATGTCTTTGGACTTGGTAGCCAAGCTCTTCCTCAACCCCGGTGATACGGTCTTGGCAGCTGCACCCTCTTATTCTGGTGCGCTTAATGTCTTTGCCGGTATGCAGGCACATGTGGTTCAGCTAGAAGGCGACGATGAAGGCATTACCATCGATGCCATCGAGGCAGCCATTGCTCATGCACAGTCCACTGGGTCCGATATCAAGCTCCTATATGTCATTCCCAACTTCGCCAACCCTTCAGGCGTGGTGATGTCGCACAAGCGACGGGAAGACATCGCCAAGCTCTGCCGTGCCCACCGTATCCTCATCGTCGAGGATAATCCCTACGGTCTTATCAACTTTGGGGTCAAGCTTCCTCCAGCGCTGCGCACGCTCGACCCAGATAATGTGATTTATCTAGGTTCCCTGTCGAAGATCTTCGCGCCCGGTATTCGCATTGGGTGGGCTGATGCCCCAGCCATGGTGCACGCCAGCTTGGTACCAGCGGCCGAAGCTTCCGGAATTTGTCCCTCCCCGTTGAGCCAATCCGTTGCCGCGAAATACCTGCGCGAGGTCGATTGGCATGCGGTCTTAGCCGCCAATGTTGACATGTACCACCGTCGTGCGCAGGCTCTCGATGCAGCCCTGCAGGAATTCCTTCCTGCAGGTTGTAATTGGGTCAACCCTACTGGTGGATTTTTCATCTGGGTGGAACTGCCAGAAACTATTGATGCCTCAGCCGGTTTATTGGATGAGGCAATGGAGGAAGGCATTTTATTTATCCCAGGCACCGCATTCTTTCTCGATGGCCGCGGACGCAATGCGCTGCGCTTATCTTATTCCCAAGCAGGTGAAGACACCTTGCGCGAAGCAGCTCGCCGGTTAGGAGCGCTACTTCACCGAGCGAATAGAGTTATAGACCTCTAA
- a CDS encoding helix-turn-helix domain-containing protein, with amino-acid sequence MANSKSGETVLERCVRVLEAFDISHSSLTVSEISRRANLPMSTAHRLVAELVEIGLLDRREEKALVMGQRAWEIFARSNPVEELRFRASCLRGGALSGAAVYLAGSSAIR; translated from the coding sequence ATGGCGAATTCAAAGTCCGGCGAAACCGTTCTTGAGCGCTGCGTTCGGGTGCTCGAGGCTTTTGATATTTCTCACTCATCGTTGACGGTGAGTGAGATTTCTCGTCGAGCGAATTTGCCGATGTCGACTGCCCATCGGCTCGTCGCCGAGCTTGTCGAGATCGGGCTTTTGGATAGGCGCGAAGAAAAGGCTCTTGTTATGGGGCAGCGTGCGTGGGAGATTTTTGCGCGCAGCAACCCGGTTGAGGAGCTCCGTTTTCGCGCGTCCTGTCTTAGAGGGGGTGCACTCAGCGGTGCAGCAGTTTACCTCGCTGGCAGTTCCGCAATTCGATGA
- a CDS encoding MFS transporter — translation MTKQIVGTLPQASAAKTSVEESAHAHRQSPRKAALASFLGSTLEYYDYVLYGTASALVFSRLFFDSNNPTMATIGALMTFGVAYIARPLGGLVMAHIGDRIGRKTALMITLMIMDISSIAIGLLPTYEQIGITATILLLVCRIAQGFSAGAESAGASTMTMEHSPEGKRGFFYFLRHAGLFRR, via the coding sequence GTGACTAAACAAATCGTAGGCACACTGCCCCAGGCGTCAGCCGCCAAAACATCTGTCGAAGAATCGGCGCATGCCCATCGTCAAAGCCCTCGCAAAGCAGCTCTAGCTTCTTTCCTTGGTTCCACTCTCGAGTATTACGACTACGTGCTCTACGGCACGGCATCGGCTTTGGTATTTAGCCGTTTGTTCTTTGATTCCAACAACCCCACCATGGCCACCATTGGTGCACTGATGACTTTCGGTGTTGCGTACATTGCCCGTCCTTTGGGTGGTCTGGTTATGGCGCATATCGGTGACCGCATCGGACGCAAGACCGCGTTGATGATCACCTTGATGATCATGGATATTTCTTCTATCGCCATTGGCCTGCTGCCAACGTATGAACAGATTGGCATTACCGCCACTATCTTGCTGCTGGTCTGCCGCATCGCCCAGGGCTTCTCTGCAGGCGCAGAATCTGCCGGTGCATCGACAATGACCATGGAGCACTCGCCAGAAGGCAAGCGCGGATTTTTTTACTTCCTCCGTCATGCTGGGCTGTTCCGCAGGTAA
- a CDS encoding Gfo/Idh/MocA family protein produces MSQNSLRVGIIGCGVIAKNHALAFQAHPQVHVVGVVDIDINRAQEFATQWNIAQAYSDVEELLSSGIDAVTICTPHPTHEALVMQAAAAGVHVMCEKPLSTDDQATQRMDAACEEAGVLLSGMFQRRWWPAAQEIKAAVTKNPAILGHVQVALHRELSYYTKDAWRGSWDADGGGVLMNQAVHYIDLLLWFMGEVVEVSGRINSFKHAANIEVEDSAVATLTFASGAMATLNLTTSTTPSLGASVHVTTDKGSSLTLLEWPEGAEARKITNGHGDEIESLPAYPQGVFPNVDLRTINDQHIGFHTKQIANFVDAVLGEQELLVDGPEATKALRTLLAIYESHRTGQPVKLSNAPWPTVVTVPESVHI; encoded by the coding sequence ATGTCCCAGAACAGTCTCCGCGTCGGAATCATCGGTTGTGGCGTAATTGCTAAAAATCACGCCCTCGCTTTTCAGGCCCACCCGCAAGTTCACGTTGTTGGCGTCGTTGATATTGATATCAATCGCGCCCAGGAATTTGCTACGCAGTGGAATATTGCTCAAGCTTATTCGGATGTTGAGGAGCTTTTAAGCTCCGGTATCGACGCGGTGACAATCTGCACGCCGCACCCCACTCACGAAGCACTTGTTATGCAAGCTGCCGCTGCCGGGGTGCACGTCATGTGCGAAAAGCCGCTGTCAACGGATGACCAGGCCACCCAACGCATGGATGCAGCGTGCGAAGAAGCTGGGGTGTTACTCAGCGGCATGTTCCAACGACGCTGGTGGCCAGCAGCCCAGGAAATTAAAGCGGCAGTCACTAAAAACCCAGCGATTTTGGGACACGTGCAAGTCGCCTTGCACCGCGAGCTGAGCTACTACACCAAAGATGCGTGGCGCGGGAGCTGGGATGCTGACGGCGGCGGGGTCTTGATGAACCAAGCCGTGCACTACATTGACCTTTTGCTGTGGTTTATGGGCGAGGTCGTAGAAGTGTCCGGTCGGATCAATTCCTTCAAGCATGCCGCAAATATCGAGGTTGAAGACTCTGCGGTGGCCACTCTAACCTTTGCCTCCGGGGCAATGGCCACCTTGAATTTGACCACCTCGACCACGCCATCGTTAGGCGCTAGCGTGCACGTCACCACGGATAAGGGCAGTTCTTTGACCTTATTGGAATGGCCAGAAGGCGCTGAAGCACGGAAGATCACCAACGGTCACGGCGATGAAATCGAATCCTTGCCGGCCTATCCACAGGGGGTGTTCCCGAACGTCGATCTGCGCACCATCAATGATCAACACATTGGCTTTCATACCAAGCAGATCGCGAATTTCGTTGATGCCGTATTGGGGGAGCAAGAATTGCTTGTCGATGGCCCCGAGGCCACCAAAGCCCTGCGCACCCTACTTGCTATCTATGAATCCCATCGCACTGGACAGCCCGTAAAACTCTCCAATGCGCCGTGGCCTACAGTCGTCACGGTGCCTGAGTCCGTGCACATTTAA
- a CDS encoding MFS transporter, whose amino-acid sequence MLGCSAGNVLAALVMVPVMMMPEDAMMSWGWRIPFLLSALVLAVAYFVRTHLEETPVFEENEAETAERKAPALEVLKKQPLDVVRVFFITFFSVVQSTFMVYALSYATEHTNIERSTMLVVNAVAMGISMITIPLAAMLGDRIGRKPTLLIGAVGCIITTYFYFDALTNENIVLVFALCIINQGFFYSCWNGVWCVFFPEMFAQEYRYTGMAMGNQLGLVLTGFAPAISAAIYVTFSWQGVVYFVAGCILISCVFIISTRETAFTKLEDLGRK is encoded by the coding sequence ATGCTGGGCTGTTCCGCAGGTAACGTACTGGCCGCTTTGGTCATGGTTCCGGTCATGATGATGCCCGAAGATGCCATGATGTCGTGGGGCTGGCGCATTCCATTCCTGCTTTCTGCACTAGTGCTGGCAGTTGCATACTTCGTGCGTACCCACCTGGAAGAAACCCCAGTCTTTGAAGAAAATGAAGCAGAGACAGCTGAGCGTAAGGCACCTGCTCTTGAGGTGCTCAAGAAGCAGCCATTGGATGTTGTTCGCGTCTTTTTCATCACCTTCTTCTCTGTCGTGCAGTCCACCTTCATGGTCTACGCGCTGAGCTACGCAACTGAGCACACCAATATTGAGCGCTCAACCATGCTGGTTGTTAACGCAGTAGCGATGGGTATCTCCATGATCACCATCCCGCTGGCAGCAATGCTGGGTGACCGCATCGGCCGCAAACCAACCTTGCTTATCGGCGCAGTCGGCTGCATCATCACCACGTACTTCTACTTTGATGCGCTGACGAATGAAAATATCGTTCTTGTATTCGCACTGTGCATCATCAACCAGGGCTTCTTCTACTCCTGCTGGAACGGCGTGTGGTGTGTCTTCTTCCCAGAGATGTTCGCTCAAGAATACCGCTACACGGGTATGGCAATGGGCAACCAGCTCGGCCTGGTTCTGACCGGATTTGCTCCCGCCATCAGCGCGGCAATCTATGTCACCTTCAGCTGGCAGGGCGTTGTCTACTTCGTCGCAGGCTGCATCCTCATCTCGTGCGTATTTATTATCTCCACTCGCGAGACCGCTTTCACCAAGCTCGAAGATCTCGGACGAAAGTAA
- a CDS encoding sialic acid TRAP transporter substrate-binding protein SiaP, with the protein MTKKSISTASWGALAAGAVLVAGALVGTSVIHDHAVRGSEQLTFANSYNLNHHHNACGTALVQQQLVASDSELQLTVFPSSQLGGDAERVASLLDGDIDIDLQGSSALASVYEPIGVMDMAYVFDNPDHLFEWFDSEASQQVKDDFEEATGAKILGVWYLGDRTFSANAPVRTPEDLQGLRLRYPETPAHLASAAAVGAEPVAVAFEEVYLSLQQGLVDGQENPISLTAENSLDEVVDYVSLSRHAVGSQLIIVAGDTWERLSEQEQADLQAAISDVRAQNRQCADEDEQETMTRWKEQGTPEIIEDVDREAFMEKAHAYWEENLSPEELEVYNSIRSVK; encoded by the coding sequence ATGACTAAAAAATCTATTTCCACTGCGAGCTGGGGCGCACTTGCTGCTGGTGCAGTGCTTGTCGCCGGTGCACTAGTTGGAACCAGCGTCATTCATGATCACGCCGTGCGCGGTTCGGAGCAACTGACTTTTGCCAATAGCTATAACCTCAACCACCACCACAACGCGTGCGGTACCGCGCTTGTGCAACAGCAACTCGTTGCCAGTGATTCCGAGCTGCAGCTCACGGTCTTTCCATCGAGTCAATTAGGCGGTGACGCAGAACGCGTCGCATCTTTGCTGGATGGCGATATCGATATTGACCTGCAGGGCTCTTCGGCTTTGGCGTCTGTCTATGAACCGATTGGCGTGATGGACATGGCCTATGTCTTTGACAACCCGGATCACCTCTTCGAATGGTTCGATTCGGAAGCTTCTCAGCAAGTCAAAGACGATTTTGAAGAAGCGACCGGCGCAAAAATTTTAGGCGTTTGGTACCTGGGAGATCGTACTTTCTCTGCCAATGCTCCGGTGCGCACTCCAGAAGACCTCCAGGGCTTGCGTTTGCGGTATCCAGAAACTCCCGCGCACCTTGCATCGGCTGCGGCGGTCGGTGCAGAACCAGTCGCTGTGGCTTTTGAGGAAGTCTATCTTTCCTTGCAGCAAGGGCTTGTCGATGGCCAAGAGAATCCCATCTCCCTGACCGCCGAAAACTCACTCGATGAGGTCGTGGACTATGTCAGTCTGTCCCGCCACGCGGTGGGCTCTCAGCTCATCATCGTCGCGGGAGATACTTGGGAGCGGCTAAGTGAACAAGAACAGGCTGACCTTCAAGCTGCAATCTCTGATGTGCGCGCCCAAAACCGCCAGTGTGCTGATGAGGATGAGCAAGAAACCATGACGCGCTGGAAGGAACAAGGAACGCCGGAGATTATCGAAGATGTCGACCGCGAAGCCTTTATGGAAAAGGCGCATGCCTACTGGGAAGAAAACCTAAGCCCAGAAGAATTAGAGGTCTATAACTCTATTCGCTCGGTGAAGTAG
- a CDS encoding sugar phosphate isomerase/epimerase family protein, producing MSTRELGVAPLSTLTTPPDEFIYLAHEVGFEFVGLRVIPVTPQEPQYDLSPGSKLHRKVTQALEDTGLKVKDAEFILLKGTDQRTEWMTAFERAASLGARTLTVAVGITDMAKTAEIVAEMVEAGKEFGITPAIEPISYQGVNSLDQAKQLAATGSLILPDTLHLHRGGMSPQQLAEVTSYVPLIQICGAEAQRPATREGLVDESRGARLAPDEGANDVVGFVRALPREIPASVESPNDSFVNEHGARAWLEKLFRAGQAVIEAAEAADTANP from the coding sequence TTGAGTACACGTGAGCTGGGAGTTGCTCCTTTATCCACGCTGACAACGCCACCGGATGAATTTATCTACCTGGCGCATGAAGTGGGCTTTGAATTTGTCGGCCTGCGCGTTATCCCCGTAACTCCGCAGGAACCGCAATATGATCTCTCACCTGGTTCGAAGCTGCATCGCAAAGTAACCCAGGCCCTGGAAGATACTGGTCTGAAGGTTAAAGACGCCGAGTTTATCTTGCTCAAGGGCACAGATCAGCGCACTGAGTGGATGACTGCTTTTGAACGAGCTGCTTCCTTAGGTGCGCGCACGCTTACGGTGGCAGTCGGCATCACTGATATGGCAAAGACCGCAGAGATTGTCGCAGAAATGGTAGAAGCTGGTAAAGAGTTTGGAATTACTCCAGCTATCGAACCGATTTCCTACCAGGGTGTAAACAGCCTCGACCAGGCAAAGCAGCTAGCTGCGACGGGGAGTTTGATTCTCCCAGATACCTTGCATCTGCACCGCGGCGGCATGAGTCCGCAGCAGCTTGCCGAAGTCACCTCGTATGTCCCACTGATTCAAATCTGCGGTGCAGAAGCGCAGCGACCAGCAACGCGTGAGGGATTGGTTGATGAATCCCGCGGGGCACGTCTGGCACCTGATGAAGGCGCTAACGATGTCGTGGGCTTTGTGCGTGCGCTGCCACGCGAGATCCCTGCCAGCGTGGAATCGCCTAATGATTCCTTTGTTAATGAGCATGGCGCACGCGCCTGGCTGGAAAAGCTTTTCCGCGCAGGCCAAGCAGTTATCGAAGCAGCAGAGGCTGCCGATACCGCAAATCCTTAA